In a single window of the Equus quagga isolate Etosha38 chromosome 7, UCLA_HA_Equagga_1.0, whole genome shotgun sequence genome:
- the LOC124241768 gene encoding LOW QUALITY PROTEIN: protein disulfide-isomerase-like protein of the testis (The sequence of the model RefSeq protein was modified relative to this genomic sequence to represent the inferred CDS: inserted 3 bases in 2 codons), with translation MCVFQIGQFHEPRVSHPVTLLKIYPLAAEHEKGPGAKQTKQSLLLGRWGGGEALASSVFTLALSDIPSSKQSRNMAEELSKAAEIMGKGKNGVGFGKVDITIKKELQKEFDIKTTPDLKLFFEGNRSEPISCKGMDESTALVIWLRRQISQKAFLFTDTQQVVKFVKSRPLXSTGFFQDLEEEVAELFYDVIKDFPELTFGVTSISNAIGRFHITLDSVLLFKKGKIVKCQELIYDTTNKQVLSQVTKQHLTNFVVEYNTENKDLIYYLNILNHMLLFISKSFGTIMQHXKEFQNKILFILVDADEPTNRHVFKHFRITEVSIPSVQILNLSSEVRYKMPSKEINYKNFKKFSCSFLNKSAKNHQSSEEIPKYWDQGTVKQLVGKNFNVITKERDVFVMFYAPWSEKCRALFPVLEELGRKYQNHPTVTIAKIDITANDIQLMNLDWYPFFRLFPTDSQQAVPYKGEHTMKGFSDFLESQRKTRIEDEDELLSIEQSEVIEEEVLAEEEVVPFMQKELPEQKLPELENGIKPEEPAEQKETAQKEERVAKPKGPPRQEKKPRVKEEL, from the exons ATGTGTGTCTTCCAAATTGGCCAATTCCATGAACCTCGTGTCTCACATCCTGTCACTCTTCTGAAAATTTACCCATTAGCAGCAGAGCACGAGAAAGGCCCAGGAGCTAAGCAGACCAAACAAAGCCTCCTCcttgggagatggggagggggtgaggcTCTAGCGAGTTCTGTCTTCACACTGGCTCTTTCAGACATCCCATCCTCGAAGCAATCCAGGAACATGGCTGAGGAGCTGAGCAAAGCTGCGGAGATCATGGGCAAAGGCAAGAATGGGGTCGGCTTTGGCAAAGTGGACATCACCATCAAGAAAGAACTTCAGAAGGAGTTTGACATTAAGACAACCCCAGATTTGAAGCTGTTTTTTGAGGGCAACAGATCGGAGCCCATCAGCTGCAAAG GAATGGATGAATCTACTGCTTTGGTCATTTGGTTGAGGAGACAAATTAGCCAGAAAGCATTTTTGTTCACTGATACCCAGCAGGTAGTCAAGTTTGTGAAATCCAGGCCCTT CAGCACTGGTTTCTTCCAG GATTTAGAAGAAGAAGTAGCAGAGTTGTTCTACGATGTGATCAAAGACttcccagagctaacatttgGAGTGACATCAATTAGCAATGCCATTGGGCGTTTCCACATCACCCTAGACAGTGTTCTGCTGTTTAAAAAG GGAAAAATTGTGAAATGCCAGGAGCTTATTTATGACACTACTAACAAACAAGTCCTCAGTCAAGTCACAAAACAGCACCTCACAAATTTTGTTGTTGAATACAACACTGAG AATAAGGATCTGATTTATTATTTGAATATCCTGAATCACATGCTGCTCTTCATCTCCAAGTCATTTGGTACGATAATGCAGC TGAAAGAATTCCAAAACAAG ATCCTTTTCATCCTTGTGGATGCAGATGAACCCACAAACAGACATGTCTTCAAACACTTCCGGATCACAGAGGTCAGTATCCCATCTGTCCAGATCTTAAACTTAAGCTCTGAAGTGAGGTACAAAATGCCTTCCAAGGAGATAAACTACAAAAACTTCAAGAAATTCAGCTGCAGCTTCCTGAATAAAAGTGCCAAG AACCATCAATCCAGTGAAGAGATTCCAAAATACTGGGACCAGGGGACGGTTAAGCAGCTTGTTGGGAAGAACTTCAATGTCATCACCAAGGAAAGGGACGTATTTGTGATGTTCT ATGCACCCTGGTCTGAAAAGTGCAGGGCGCTGTTCCCAGTGTTGGAGGAGTTGGGCAGAAAATATCAAAACCACCCCACAGTCACCATCGCCAAGATCGACATCACGGCAAATGATATTCAGCTGATGAACCTGGACTGGTACCCCTTCTTCAGGCTCTTCCCCACCGACTCTCAACAA GCTGTACCGTATAAGGGAGAACACACCATGAAGGGCTTTTCAGACTTCCTGGAAAGTCAAAGGAAGACCAGGATTGAGGATGAAGATGAG CTATTGTCTATTGAACAAAGTGAAGTGATAGAAGAGGAGGTATTAGCTGAGGAAGAAGTGGTACCTTTTATGCAGAAAGAGTTACCTGAGCAGAAGCTGCCTGAGCTGGAGAATGGGATCAAGCCGGAAGAGCCAGCTGAACAGAAGGAAACAGCTCAGAAGGAGGAAAGGGTGGCTAAGCCAAAAGGACCTCCAAGACAAGAGAAGAAACCAAGAGTCAAGGAAGAACTGTAG